Proteins from a genomic interval of Desulfoplanes formicivorans:
- a CDS encoding lytic transglycosylase F: MIPKRFTSRLICLLVCILLVVVAIFLVRQALSPDKQSSQDTETAPLHPLAAHLAQSYTDDLPGLLKRKYIRVLTTINRTNFFLDQGHLVGFEYALLNKYQQFLNSRYKSKGLRIVLEYIPVERDELIPKLEQGYGDIAAAGLTITPKRAKRVDFTIPYLTDVREVIVTHKQGLTPQTLEDLAGQTIYVRQSSSYHESLIRLNQMLEEKDLAPVRIKAMDEHIETESILEMVNAGAIPVTVADEHIAQAWSKALPNIVVNDLAVRTGGQIAWMVRKNSPQLLASLNTFLQSHKQGTRLGNIYFERYYAPSKGLKNPRELANWDKLKKYKKVIQKYADKYGFDWLLILAMAFQESGLDNTKTSHAGAVGLLQIRPSTAADKNINIKNVRKLDNNVHAGVKYLHFLRTQYFDDPSIRPRDQIRFALAAYNAGPGNIRKARQEAKRMGLDPNRWFRNVELAVLKTIGRETVRYVSNINKYYILYTTIFNEEQAIIAAMDAQNRELSTKQQ, encoded by the coding sequence ATGATCCCGAAACGTTTTACATCCAGGCTCATCTGCCTGCTGGTGTGTATCCTCCTGGTTGTCGTGGCCATTTTCCTTGTGAGACAGGCACTTTCTCCTGACAAGCAGTCTTCCCAGGACACGGAGACAGCCCCTCTCCACCCCCTGGCCGCCCATCTTGCCCAATCCTACACCGACGATCTTCCCGGACTTTTGAAACGCAAGTACATCCGGGTGCTGACAACCATAAACCGGACCAATTTCTTTCTGGATCAGGGTCATCTGGTGGGCTTTGAATACGCCCTGCTCAACAAGTATCAGCAATTCCTGAACAGCCGCTACAAATCCAAGGGATTGCGGATCGTTCTCGAGTACATTCCGGTTGAACGGGACGAGCTCATACCCAAGCTGGAACAGGGATATGGAGACATTGCAGCTGCCGGACTGACCATCACGCCCAAGCGGGCCAAACGGGTGGACTTCACCATCCCCTACCTGACCGATGTACGAGAGGTCATTGTCACCCACAAACAAGGATTAACGCCTCAAACCCTTGAGGATCTGGCCGGACAGACAATTTATGTGCGCCAAAGCAGCAGTTATCATGAAAGTCTGATTCGGCTGAATCAGATGCTGGAAGAAAAGGATCTCGCCCCGGTGCGTATCAAGGCCATGGACGAGCACATTGAAACCGAGAGCATTCTTGAAATGGTCAATGCCGGGGCCATTCCTGTCACCGTGGCCGACGAACACATCGCCCAGGCCTGGTCCAAAGCATTGCCCAACATTGTGGTGAACGATCTGGCCGTCAGAACCGGGGGCCAGATCGCCTGGATGGTGCGCAAAAACAGCCCGCAACTTCTGGCCAGCCTGAATACCTTTCTCCAGTCCCACAAACAGGGCACCCGCCTGGGAAACATCTACTTTGAACGGTATTATGCGCCTTCCAAGGGACTCAAGAACCCCAGGGAACTGGCCAACTGGGACAAACTCAAGAAATATAAAAAGGTCATCCAGAAATACGCTGACAAATACGGATTCGACTGGCTGCTCATCCTGGCCATGGCCTTTCAGGAATCAGGGCTGGACAACACCAAGACCAGTCATGCCGGGGCAGTGGGTCTTTTGCAGATCCGCCCGTCCACGGCAGCCGACAAGAACATCAACATCAAAAATGTCCGCAAACTGGACAACAATGTTCACGCCGGGGTCAAGTACCTGCACTTTTTGCGCACCCAATACTTTGATGACCCGTCCATCCGTCCCAGGGACCAGATCCGGTTTGCCCTGGCCGCCTACAATGCCGGGCCGGGCAACATCCGCAAGGCCCGCCAGGAGGCAAAGCGCATGGGCCTTGATCCCAACCGCTGGTTTCGCAACGTGGAACTGGCCGTGCTCAAGACCATTGGGCGGGAGACCGTCCGTTACGTGAGCAACATCAACAAATATTATATCCTGTACACCACCATTTTCAACGAGGAACAGGCAATTATTGCGGCCATGGACGCCCAAAACAGGGAGCTCTCCACAAAACAGCAATAA
- a CDS encoding GNAT family N-acetyltransferase gives MTIAYEPVRKLSASDNVNGFDCGQTALNLFLQRHALVNQKANSAQTYVCCRENVVVGYYSLAVGSVVHEVAPPRVLKGLARHPVPVMILARLAVDTDHQRLGLGRALLKDALLRTVQAADIAGIRALLVHAKDESARKWYASWDFEPSPTDPYHLFLLLKDLKKILGKD, from the coding sequence ATGACAATCGCATACGAACCGGTACGGAAGCTCTCGGCCTCGGATAATGTTAATGGTTTTGATTGCGGTCAGACAGCACTTAATCTGTTTTTACAACGGCATGCACTGGTAAACCAGAAGGCAAACAGTGCTCAAACTTATGTGTGCTGTCGTGAAAATGTTGTGGTTGGATATTATAGCTTGGCTGTTGGAAGCGTTGTTCATGAAGTCGCACCGCCTCGAGTTTTGAAAGGCCTAGCTCGTCATCCTGTTCCGGTAATGATTTTGGCTCGTTTGGCAGTGGATACTGATCACCAAAGATTGGGACTTGGACGGGCTTTGCTGAAAGATGCGTTGTTACGCACAGTTCAGGCTGCCGATATCGCTGGGATTCGAGCCTTGTTGGTACATGCCAAGGATGAATCGGCACGGAAGTGGTATGCCTCTTGGGACTTTGAGCCTAGCCCGACAGATCCATATCATCTTTTTTTGCTACTTAAAGATCTCAAAAAAATACTGGGTAAGGATTAG
- a CDS encoding type II toxin-antitoxin system TacA family antitoxin produces MPALRPTKNERIDVRTSSAVKLLLQEAARVSHKNVSEFLLDAGITAANQTLADRRLFVLDDKQWAAFEQALDRPVQDKPRLKDLLTTPGLLE; encoded by the coding sequence ATGCCTGCGCTAAGACCTACGAAGAATGAGAGAATTGATGTCCGGACGAGCAGTGCCGTTAAGTTGCTCTTGCAAGAGGCCGCTCGAGTCAGTCATAAAAATGTCAGTGAATTTTTGTTGGATGCCGGAATCACTGCAGCTAATCAGACTCTTGCCGATCGAAGACTTTTTGTCTTGGATGACAAGCAGTGGGCAGCATTTGAGCAGGCATTGGATCGTCCTGTTCAAGACAAACCGCGTCTTAAAGACCTGCTCACCACACCAGGACTGCTTGAATGA
- the ybgF gene encoding tol-pal system protein YbgF: protein MRGLCQTAMALVMVTLLWGCTGMQDRSRSTLLEQRLQQIESRQEESRTMSEQLRQDNALLAERVDTLSLEVVDLSMELQRLQAATAHGRSLGPEPSAKPASLPVPKEAPDIKKRAEKSAPITPADKVAADETYQKGLGLVRGGKPVQGRHILVGFIRKYPHHALVPNAHYWIGESYVDQKIYSDAILAFKQVPEHFPQHPKAPDALLKIASCYQFLGDKPNASFYLGILVKKYPDAPATKLARERFADLL, encoded by the coding sequence ATGCGAGGATTGTGTCAAACGGCAATGGCATTGGTCATGGTGACCCTCTTGTGGGGGTGTACCGGCATGCAGGATCGATCACGTTCCACCCTGCTGGAACAACGACTCCAGCAGATTGAATCCAGACAGGAGGAGTCCCGCACAATGAGCGAGCAACTCCGGCAGGACAATGCCCTTCTGGCCGAACGCGTGGATACGCTGAGTCTGGAAGTGGTTGACCTGTCCATGGAGCTTCAGCGGTTGCAGGCAGCCACGGCCCATGGCCGATCTCTAGGGCCGGAACCTTCTGCCAAGCCAGCGTCTTTGCCTGTCCCCAAGGAGGCTCCCGATATCAAGAAGCGTGCGGAAAAATCTGCGCCCATCACGCCGGCAGACAAGGTGGCCGCCGATGAAACGTATCAGAAAGGCCTTGGTCTTGTGCGGGGCGGCAAACCGGTTCAGGGCCGGCATATCCTTGTTGGTTTTATCCGGAAGTATCCCCACCATGCCCTTGTTCCCAATGCCCATTACTGGATCGGCGAATCCTATGTTGATCAAAAAATCTACAGTGATGCCATCCTGGCCTTTAAACAGGTGCCCGAGCATTTTCCCCAACACCCCAAGGCCCCGGATGCCCTTTTGAAGATTGCCAGCTGTTACCAGTTTCTGGGAGACAAGCCCAACGCTTCGTTTTACCTGGGCATCCTGGTTAAAAAATATCCGGATGCTCCAGCCACCAAGCTTGCCAGAGAGCGGTTTGCCGATCTTTTGTAG
- the dprA gene encoding DNA-processing protein DprA, translating to MTTTNRWPLSLSDDAARVHAEYRSCLAIRHTRGIGPRTWKGLLDHYGSACAAVEHVQAWKDEGLATLAQMQAFERETWKNEAACEETQVCQAGMSYVLYTQGAYPERLREIPDPPILLYTLGDIAVLGRPCLAVVGSRQCTSYARRMAARLCSDIARAGLTLVSGFAQGVDRIAHETGCREHGSTIAVLGTGLDIVYPASNRDIWEPVASSGLIVSEFPPKTLPEAKHFPYRNRIISGLSLGVLVVQAAAKSGSLITARCAMEQNREVFAVPGPVGSGYEGCHELIQSGAKLVQEYDDILEELAPLLQGIGQDPRPAPSREEPWESAWPDASLDEQQRQVVCCLKKHGKLHIDALTQLLGWESNKVSQTLVMLEVLGRLEQHPGKLYSLLP from the coding sequence ATGACGACCACCAACCGTTGGCCCTTGTCCCTTTCGGATGATGCTGCCCGGGTGCATGCGGAATACAGATCCTGTCTGGCCATCCGTCACACCAGGGGAATCGGGCCCCGTACCTGGAAGGGGCTGCTGGATCACTATGGTTCGGCTTGTGCCGCGGTGGAGCATGTCCAGGCATGGAAGGACGAGGGTTTGGCAACCCTTGCCCAGATGCAGGCCTTTGAACGGGAAACCTGGAAGAACGAAGCTGCCTGCGAGGAAACCCAGGTCTGCCAGGCGGGCATGTCCTATGTGCTCTACACTCAGGGCGCCTATCCCGAGCGTCTGCGGGAGATTCCTGATCCGCCCATCCTGCTCTATACCCTTGGTGATATTGCGGTACTTGGCCGTCCCTGTCTGGCTGTTGTTGGCTCACGCCAATGCACGTCCTATGCCCGGCGTATGGCCGCCCGGTTGTGTTCGGATATTGCCCGGGCCGGCCTGACCCTTGTTTCCGGTTTTGCCCAAGGCGTGGATCGCATTGCCCATGAAACCGGTTGCCGGGAACACGGCTCGACCATTGCTGTTCTGGGAACAGGGCTGGACATTGTCTATCCTGCCTCCAACCGCGATATCTGGGAGCCGGTGGCTTCTTCCGGGCTCATTGTTTCGGAGTTCCCACCTAAGACGTTGCCCGAGGCAAAACATTTTCCCTACCGCAATCGGATTATCAGCGGCCTTTCCCTGGGCGTGCTTGTTGTGCAGGCAGCAGCCAAAAGCGGGAGCCTGATAACGGCCCGTTGTGCCATGGAGCAGAATCGTGAAGTCTTTGCTGTTCCCGGGCCTGTTGGAAGCGGGTATGAGGGATGTCATGAACTCATCCAGAGTGGCGCCAAACTGGTGCAGGAGTATGATGATATTCTCGAAGAACTGGCCCCCCTTCTTCAGGGGATTGGACAGGATCCCCGTCCTGCTCCCTCAAGGGAGGAGCCCTGGGAGTCCGCATGGCCGGACGCTTCCCTGGATGAGCAACAACGACAGGTTGTTTGTTGTTTGAAAAAACACGGAAAACTGCATATCGATGCCTTGACGCAGCTGCTTGGATGGGAGAGCAACAAGGTAAGCCAGACCCTGGTCATGCTTGAGGTTCTTGGACGACTTGAACAACATCCCGGCAAGCTCTATTCCCTGTTGCCATGA
- a CDS encoding HDOD domain-containing protein gives MMEDLRTEYKGKLLAVKDLPTLPTVLAKVSKLVEDPNSSTEQIARLISMDQVLSAKVLKMVNSPIYGFPGRIGTIQHALVLLGFNVIKGIIISTSVFDMMEESMKGLWDHSMGCALACSAVARHVGFKDPEEYAVAGLLHDIGKVLAVVQLPECKDEIVNAVRENDLSYIQAENKVLGFGHDRINLWMAGHWNLPLRLKEGLAYHHKPSLAKHYPDVAQVVHVGDFLTRVFEIGSGGDDQVSLLDREVLLKLGIDFPLLEKILDALVEEFEELAVF, from the coding sequence GTGATGGAAGATCTGCGAACCGAGTACAAGGGGAAGCTTCTTGCGGTCAAGGATCTGCCCACCCTGCCGACTGTTCTGGCCAAGGTTTCCAAGCTTGTGGAAGATCCCAATTCGTCCACCGAGCAGATCGCCCGGCTCATTTCCATGGATCAGGTCCTTTCGGCCAAGGTGCTCAAGATGGTCAACTCCCCCATCTATGGATTCCCGGGACGTATCGGCACCATTCAGCATGCCCTGGTGCTTCTGGGGTTCAACGTCATCAAGGGAATCATCATCAGCACCTCGGTTTTCGACATGATGGAAGAAAGCATGAAGGGGCTGTGGGACCACAGCATGGGGTGCGCTCTGGCCTGTTCTGCCGTGGCCAGACATGTGGGATTCAAGGACCCCGAGGAATATGCCGTTGCCGGATTGCTGCATGATATCGGCAAGGTGCTGGCCGTGGTGCAGCTGCCCGAATGCAAGGACGAAATTGTCAATGCCGTCAGGGAGAACGATCTGAGCTATATCCAGGCCGAAAACAAGGTTCTGGGTTTCGGCCATGATCGGATCAATCTCTGGATGGCCGGGCACTGGAATCTTCCCCTGAGGCTCAAGGAAGGGCTGGCCTATCACCACAAACCGTCATTGGCCAAGCATTATCCCGATGTTGCCCAGGTGGTCCATGTGGGCGATTTTCTGACCCGGGTGTTTGAAATCGGTTCCGGAGGGGATGATCAGGTAAGTCTGCTTGACCGGGAGGTTCTGCTCAAGCTCGGGATCGATTTTCCCCTGCTGGAGAAGATTCTTGATGCGTTGGTGGAGGAGTTTGAGGAACTGGCTGTTTTCTGA
- a CDS encoding GGDEF domain-containing response regulator: protein MVLSRKQHFFLISQSQELREILGALWPQDEVFWTFFSRGAEALEHLFHCPPDLLVVDNHLPDFRGEDLVRLIKSENVYRQVPVVLCLEPSDLPLPVARVEIDDFLVRPLQGDVVKSRLDLAVVRASRELDASPLTKLPGNTSIIHKIQTLIDAREQFALIYADLDHFKSFNDKYGFSRGDEVLMMTARVIVNTIRGLARMHSFVGHVGGDDFVCTLPADKAEPACKALIENFDSIVPHFYDREDRMRGSIVSKNRQGHEQTFPLMALSLAVVFNFNCKLTHYGQASQIAMNLKKEAKKNPASSYVLDRRCA, encoded by the coding sequence ATGGTCCTGTCGAGGAAACAACATTTTTTTCTGATCAGCCAATCCCAGGAACTTCGGGAGATTCTGGGGGCCTTGTGGCCCCAGGATGAGGTTTTCTGGACCTTTTTTTCCCGGGGAGCCGAGGCCCTGGAACATCTTTTCCACTGTCCCCCGGATCTTCTGGTGGTGGACAATCATCTGCCTGATTTCAGGGGTGAGGATCTGGTTCGGCTGATTAAGAGCGAAAATGTCTATCGTCAGGTGCCCGTGGTCCTCTGTCTGGAACCCTCGGATCTTCCCCTGCCTGTTGCCCGGGTGGAGATTGATGATTTTCTGGTTCGTCCTCTTCAGGGAGATGTGGTCAAGAGTCGGTTGGATCTGGCGGTGGTGCGCGCTTCCCGGGAACTGGATGCCAGCCCCCTGACCAAGCTGCCCGGCAATACCTCCATTATTCACAAGATCCAGACCCTTATTGACGCCAGGGAGCAGTTTGCCCTCATTTATGCGGATCTGGACCATTTCAAGTCGTTCAACGACAAGTACGGTTTTTCCCGGGGGGACGAGGTGCTCATGATGACCGCCCGGGTGATCGTGAACACCATCCGCGGACTTGCCCGCATGCATTCCTTTGTGGGGCATGTGGGCGGGGATGATTTTGTGTGCACCCTGCCTGCCGACAAGGCCGAACCGGCGTGCAAGGCTCTGATCGAAAACTTTGATTCCATTGTGCCCCATTTTTATGACCGCGAGGACAGAATGCGCGGATCCATCGTGTCCAAGAACAGACAGGGGCACGAGCAGACCTTCCCCCTCATGGCCCTGTCTTTGGCCGTGGTCTTTAATTTCAATTGCAAATTGACCCATTATGGGCAGGCCTCCCAGATCGCCATGAATCTGAAAAAAGAGGCCAAGAAGAATCCCGCGAGCAGCTATGTCCTTGACAGACGATGTGCCTGA
- a CDS encoding tyrosine recombinase XerC, producing the protein MSLTDDVPELVRTYLDHLRYERGYSLATVEGYARDLVQFHTVLQAQGLDLGQPADIGTRQVHAYLVELHRRGLAKSSVARKLSSLRGYFRYLIVRKLIAHDPCEGVHNPKQLKPQPTFLNVDQAISLMQARVQEGPQGVRDQALVELLYGSGLRISEALGLDVGDIDPGRLFIKVAGKGGKERIVPLTAVSLERINAYLQVRSALAPSPGEKALFLGQRGKRLSRRQAARIIKSLCVAAGLPQSVSPHALRHSFASHLLASGADLRSVQKLLGHSRLGTTQRYTHLQLEQLMRIYDQAHPRASSRKKE; encoded by the coding sequence ATGTCCTTGACAGACGATGTGCCTGAACTGGTCCGCACCTATCTGGATCATCTGCGTTATGAACGTGGATACAGTCTGGCAACGGTCGAAGGCTATGCCCGTGATCTTGTCCAGTTCCACACGGTGCTGCAGGCCCAGGGGCTGGATCTCGGACAGCCTGCTGACATCGGTACCCGGCAGGTTCATGCCTATCTGGTGGAGTTGCATCGCAGGGGCTTGGCCAAAAGTTCCGTGGCCAGGAAACTTTCCAGCCTGCGGGGCTATTTCAGGTATCTGATCGTGCGCAAGCTCATTGCCCACGATCCGTGCGAGGGCGTGCACAATCCCAAGCAGCTCAAGCCCCAGCCCACCTTCCTCAACGTGGATCAGGCCATAAGTCTCATGCAGGCCAGGGTACAGGAGGGCCCTCAAGGGGTGCGGGATCAGGCCTTGGTGGAACTGCTGTATGGTTCGGGACTGCGTATCAGCGAGGCATTGGGCCTTGATGTGGGTGATATTGATCCCGGACGTCTGTTCATCAAGGTTGCGGGCAAGGGAGGCAAGGAACGCATTGTTCCCCTGACAGCCGTCTCGCTTGAGCGCATCAACGCCTATCTTCAGGTCCGGTCCGCCCTTGCCCCGTCTCCCGGGGAAAAGGCCCTGTTTCTGGGCCAGCGCGGCAAACGGCTTTCCCGTCGTCAGGCCGCGCGGATCATCAAATCCCTGTGCGTGGCTGCCGGTCTTCCCCAATCCGTGTCTCCTCACGCCCTGCGCCACAGTTTTGCCTCGCATCTTCTGGCTTCAGGGGCGGATCTGCGCAGTGTGCAGAAACTTCTGGGCCATTCCCGTCTCGGCACCACCCAGCGCTACACCCATCTTCAGCTGGAACAGCTCATGCGCATTTATGATCAGGCCCACCCCCGCGCATCTTCCCGCAAAAAGGAATAA
- a CDS encoding response regulator, whose protein sequence is MKAVILVERNKHVRQFISRELQTMGYGVRSFKNGKEFLEELPTTASGDPIIIDRELADMDIHQAIAAIRQHRPHQPIIVHTFDDENGFAHDNNLFVARKQSDLGDLIMTLGQVWKIESMNERENRGWRQRTDQDDNKMAW, encoded by the coding sequence ATGAAAGCCGTCATCCTCGTCGAACGGAACAAACACGTTCGCCAATTCATTTCCCGAGAACTCCAAACCATGGGCTATGGTGTCCGGTCCTTCAAAAATGGCAAGGAATTCCTGGAAGAACTCCCTACCACCGCGAGTGGTGATCCCATCATCATTGACCGCGAGCTGGCCGACATGGATATCCACCAGGCCATTGCGGCCATTCGCCAGCACCGTCCCCACCAACCCATCATTGTGCACACATTTGACGATGAAAACGGATTTGCCCATGATAACAATCTCTTTGTGGCCAGAAAACAAAGCGATCTGGGTGATCTGATCATGACCCTGGGACAGGTGTGGAAAATAGAAAGCATGAATGAACGGGAAAACAGAGGCTGGAGACAGCGGACTGACCAGGATGACAACAAGATGGCGTGGTAA
- a CDS encoding sigma-54-dependent transcriptional regulator codes for MQKILVVDDDPQLRQSFERILQQEGYDVLTAPSAEAGIESVRTNHPDLVIMDFRLPGMTGLEGFKEIQKLDAKLPVIIMTAFGTMDTAIEATKLGAFDYIIKPFDIPDILELIKKGLEAGRFMRSKVRLDGTPEASAQGDTIIGRSKPMQDVYKAIGRVASTDATVLIRGESGTGKELAARAIYQHSLRNERPFLIINCVAIPETLLESELFGYEKGAFTGATTRKVGKIEQANGGTVFLDEIGDMPMSIQAKILRLLQERSIERLGGRHPIPVDVRVIAATNRDLEASLAKGLFREDLYYRLKVVTLHLPPLRDRGQDIALLAEYFLHHFALSMNMQHPGITREAVEALQQYEWPGNVRELSNTIQKALIFNRGCPLTGEEIAKALATPCQETSDSHFMDIHAWARQTLFSIKDASATPYSDMMNTLSAIIIGEALKICQGNHSKTAKYLGISRPTLLAKIDKLNITTQTVVKADSAP; via the coding sequence ATGCAAAAGATACTGGTCGTGGATGATGATCCCCAACTGAGGCAGAGCTTTGAACGCATTTTGCAGCAAGAGGGGTATGACGTGCTCACGGCGCCGTCAGCCGAAGCAGGGATCGAATCCGTCAGGACAAATCACCCTGACCTGGTGATCATGGATTTCAGACTCCCGGGCATGACCGGACTGGAAGGGTTCAAGGAAATCCAGAAGCTCGACGCCAAGCTTCCGGTGATCATCATGACCGCCTTCGGCACCATGGATACGGCCATTGAGGCGACCAAACTCGGTGCTTTCGACTACATCATCAAGCCCTTTGACATCCCGGACATCCTGGAACTGATCAAGAAGGGACTTGAAGCGGGACGATTCATGCGCTCCAAGGTCCGTCTGGACGGAACCCCGGAGGCAAGCGCCCAGGGCGATACCATCATCGGCCGCAGCAAACCCATGCAGGACGTGTACAAGGCCATAGGCCGGGTGGCTTCAACCGATGCCACCGTACTCATCCGCGGTGAATCAGGCACGGGCAAGGAACTCGCGGCCAGAGCCATCTATCAGCACAGTCTGCGCAACGAACGCCCCTTTCTCATCATCAATTGCGTGGCCATCCCCGAAACCCTGCTTGAAAGCGAACTGTTCGGCTATGAAAAAGGGGCTTTTACCGGCGCAACCACCAGAAAGGTGGGCAAAATCGAACAGGCTAACGGCGGCACTGTTTTTCTTGACGAAATCGGGGACATGCCCATGTCCATTCAGGCCAAGATTCTGCGCCTGCTCCAGGAACGGAGTATAGAACGGCTGGGCGGCAGGCATCCCATTCCCGTGGATGTTCGGGTCATTGCCGCGACCAACAGGGACCTTGAAGCCTCCCTGGCCAAGGGACTCTTCCGGGAAGACCTGTACTACCGTCTCAAGGTGGTCACCCTGCATCTTCCTCCCCTGCGCGACCGGGGCCAGGACATTGCCCTGCTGGCCGAATACTTTTTGCACCACTTTGCCCTGTCCATGAACATGCAGCATCCCGGCATCACCAGGGAGGCCGTGGAGGCCCTGCAACAATATGAATGGCCGGGAAACGTTCGCGAACTTTCCAACACCATTCAAAAGGCCCTCATCTTCAATCGGGGCTGTCCACTGACCGGAGAGGAAATCGCCAAGGCCCTGGCAACGCCCTGCCAGGAAACATCGGATTCCCATTTCATGGATATCCATGCATGGGCACGGCAAACCCTCTTCTCCATCAAGGACGCCTCGGCAACGCCCTATTCGGACATGATGAACACCCTGTCCGCCATCATCATTGGAGAAGCCCTCAAAATCTGCCAGGGCAATCATTCCAAAACAGCCAAGTATCTGGGCATCTCCCGCCCCACCCTACTGGCCAAGATCGACAAGCTGAACATCACCACTCAGACGGTGGTCAAGGCCGACAGCGCCCCGTGA
- a CDS encoding ATP-binding protein — protein sequence MELLSLRVKFRILIIGLACCLLATFLVTVWHLYHIDRLFSEVVNEDITALQAAEELQTALVMQKGFVTYYFLQGTPHWLDKLEQYNDSFQSWLQKARQTSQNYASREILDTIESKYLDYALARAQVIQLYKDGKRDQGAKLHWSVRNQFFNIVDLCSQYKRIYKASINEHFAQVAQQKHRLNVISGSLFLVGIILAGILAFIIFNRVLAPVHELVVSLQKTLTESFPGSKNEIIQLRRRVKRLIRDANLTRSQLEASREHLQQTEKLATIGKLGAGVAHSVRNPLTSVKMRLFSLQRSLDLNDVQSEDFEVISEEIRHIDTILSNFLEFSRRPKLKPQPTEVRGIITLALQLMKHRLESYGITITTDIAQNLPRLMLDQDQIKEVLVNLLENACDAMNTGGTITISAKQGVVEPLGHVIVITLADNGPGIPKEVSEKIFQPFFSSKEEGTGLGLSIAKRIIEDHGGWISAASTPHQGTTFTITLPCSRQ from the coding sequence ATGGAGCTCCTGAGCCTGCGCGTCAAATTCCGCATTCTGATCATCGGTCTGGCCTGCTGCCTGCTGGCCACCTTTCTGGTCACGGTCTGGCATCTCTACCACATTGACAGGCTGTTTTCCGAGGTGGTGAACGAGGATATCACCGCCCTGCAGGCCGCCGAGGAATTGCAGACCGCCCTTGTGATGCAAAAAGGGTTCGTGACCTATTACTTTCTCCAGGGAACACCGCACTGGCTGGATAAACTCGAGCAATACAACGACTCCTTCCAGAGCTGGCTGCAAAAGGCCAGACAGACCAGCCAGAACTATGCATCCCGGGAAATTCTGGACACCATCGAGTCCAAGTATCTTGACTACGCATTGGCGCGGGCCCAGGTCATCCAGCTGTACAAGGACGGGAAACGCGATCAGGGAGCCAAACTGCACTGGTCCGTGCGCAACCAGTTTTTCAACATTGTGGACCTGTGTTCCCAATACAAGCGTATCTACAAGGCCAGCATCAACGAACATTTTGCCCAGGTGGCCCAACAGAAACACCGGCTCAACGTCATCAGCGGTTCCCTGTTCCTGGTCGGCATCATCCTGGCGGGCATTCTGGCGTTCATCATCTTCAACCGGGTTCTTGCTCCTGTTCATGAGCTGGTCGTGTCTCTGCAAAAGACGCTGACCGAATCCTTTCCCGGCAGTAAAAACGAAATCATCCAACTGCGCAGACGCGTCAAACGGCTCATTCGGGACGCCAATCTGACCAGATCACAGCTCGAAGCCAGTCGCGAACATCTTCAGCAGACCGAAAAACTGGCCACCATCGGCAAATTGGGGGCGGGCGTGGCTCACAGCGTGCGCAACCCCCTGACCTCGGTCAAGATGCGCTTGTTTTCTCTCCAGCGCTCCCTGGATCTCAATGATGTTCAAAGCGAGGACTTCGAGGTCATCTCCGAGGAAATCCGCCACATCGACACCATCCTGAGCAACTTTCTCGAATTTTCCCGCCGTCCCAAGCTCAAGCCCCAGCCCACCGAAGTACGCGGCATCATCACCCTGGCCCTGCAGCTCATGAAACACCGCCTTGAATCCTACGGCATTACCATCACCACGGACATCGCCCAGAATCTTCCCCGACTGATGCTCGACCAGGACCAAATCAAGGAAGTGCTGGTCAACCTTCTGGAGAATGCCTGTGACGCCATGAACACCGGCGGAACCATAACCATCAGTGCCAAACAGGGGGTTGTGGAACCCCTGGGACACGTCATTGTCATCACCTTGGCGGATAACGGTCCGGGCATCCCCAAGGAAGTCAGCGAAAAGATCTTTCAGCCCTTTTTCAGTTCCAAGGAAGAGGGTACCGGATTGGGACTGAGTATCGCCAAACGGATCATAGAAGACCATGGCGGTTGGATCAGTGCCGCTTCAACACCCCATCAGGGAACCACGTTTACCATCACCCTGCCCTGCAGCAGGCAATAG